TCACTTAGCTCGTCTCAccagcaccaccacctccagcACCGCTGCctgcccctcctcctcgtcctccacGCCCTCCCCTTGTCGCAGCCGCACCTCTTGGTCGCTTTAATAacctccctcccctctcTCCAGAACCTACCGCAGGTGAAGCGCtcccagcagcagcagtctGTGTGTTCTCGTTGGTAGTAATCTCTCCGTCTTCAGGTAAAGGACGCTTTGTGCCACTGGGTTCGGCTGTAGCTGGCGGTGTAGCGGCGGCAAGGGTAGCATTGACAGCTATTGCAGAACATGAgcaatgaagaagggaccTCCAATACAAATAAAGTACTCACCACTCAATACAGGATTCGGTCGTCCTGTCGCTCCGCCTCGTCCCCTGGTCGctgttcctcttcctcggccCCTCGTCGCTGTAACCTTTGCCGCCGCGGCGCCTTGAGCCGatccctcttcctgcttCACTTCTTCTGTAGCTCCAGCCGGCGCCGCACTCTCAGCGGTCGCAGCAGCAGCCGATGTAGCCTCTCCCAGCTTCTTTTCCACTTCGGTCTTCTGTCTCTCCAAAGTTTTTCTCGAAATTTCCGCCGTCTTTACTTGCCTCTCAAGCGCCTTGATCTTGTTCTTGAGTTCCTCAACCTGCCCCTTGAGCTGCTtgatctcctcttccaatgcGGTCTTTTCGGCTTGGACAGCCTCGGCGACACGAGTTTCGAAAGTCGCTTCAAGCTCGGCAGTCTTCTTGGCGGTAGCTTCGGCGTCTATAACAGGTGTAGCAGGAGCGGGCGCGGAGGCAGTCGTAGATTGGGGTGCAAAAGTGGAggcggcagcagcggcagcggtagcagcagcagtggTAGCTTCTTCGAGGTCCTTGGCGAATTTGGATTGAAGCTCTGCCTCTCGCGCGGCGACTgcagccttgacagcttcATCAATCTGCTCTTGAGAAGGCTTTGTCTCTTCAGTAGCAGTGGCGGTTGTGGTTGCGGCAGTGGTTCCGGTAACAGGACCAACAGCAGCATCGGCCGGTGCAGCGGAATTGGCGTTGATGTTTGCCGCTGCGGACTCGAGCTCAGTAAGTTTCCCTTCCAATTCTGAAACCTTGGCTTGCAGACTCTCGACACTCGTTTGGGTCATTTGTTTCTCCGAAATGAGTGCGTCAATTCTTGCCTTCATCTGTGCGTTTACGCGGTTCACTCGAGCGACATTGTTCTCATAGCGTTCGTCTCGCTCTTTGTCCTCTTGTGCGGCGGTGGCCTTGAGAGTTTCGAGGTCCTTTTCGGCCTGGGCGAGCTTTTCAGCAAGTTGGTTTTTCTCGTTTTGGAGCTCGGTCTAGAAAAAAGCGATATCAGCAATGCGATGTCTCGTGGCGGCAAAATGGATGTAGGGGAACTCACCAAGGCGGTGCTATCAGCCTGAGCTTGACCCTGCGCCTGTCCTTCCGTCTTCTGAGTGTTCGCCAACTCGGTCTGCAACCTCTGCACAGTtccctccgcctcctccactttcttcttcaacgtctgcacctcctcctctgctgctttcaccttcttctccgcttcctccaccttcctttccctctcagTAACCGCCTCCATATGAGTCTTGGCAGTATTTCCAATCTGCTCGTTCAGAGTATCCACGCGGCGCTTCCAGTTGAGTCCGATACGAAGTCTGTTCTCAGAGTCcgccttggccttctcgTAATCGGCTTGAACTTTGGCGAGCTCTTCGGCGCGAGTGGCAGCGAGGGCGGAGGCAGCCTCCTTTTCGGCCCGGAGAGAGGTGGTGGCAGCGTCGAGGCGGGATTCGAAATCTTGAGACTTTTTTTCGGCTTCGCGAGTGGCAGCTCGAGCTTGTTCAATTTGCTCACGAAGAGCCGTCCTATTCATAATGTCAGCTTTGtaaaaaaaataaatggTCAAAAGCGAATAACGAGGAGAAACTTACGCTTCACGTTGTACCTCCTCGATTCGCTTCTCCAgcccctctttctcctcaaccCTACTCTTCTCGGCCTCGTTCGCAACATTCTGAAGGTTGTCAGTCAACTGCTGAAGCTTGACGCGTTCGGCTTGTACTTGTGCAAAGTCGGATTGCAACCGAGCCTCGACGCTCTATTCCCACCAAGGCGCGAAAAATCGATGATCAGTTTTATTCCCAATGGAAGGTGAAAGggtgggaggggaagggatggaaggggatCTCATAGGCGTACCTTCCACTGATCCTTCTCGGCACGGAGCATGGCAGCTTCATTCCTCAACCTATCAGATTCCGCTTGTCGAGCCGCAACTTGCTCGAGCGCCTATCAAGCGACCAAATGCCAATCAGCATTTACCCCATATCTCAAATGACGTGAAGTTGGGAAACGAAAAAGGGAACTTGGACGCACCGCTCGCTGCTCATTATAAGCCTGGGCGACAGCACCCTGCAACTGCCTCAACTGCGTCTCAAGCCCCGCAAACTCTGTCTTTTGCTGTTGACTCGCTTCGGTAAGCGCCTTGGCTTGTTCTATCATTCGGCAAATAAGAAAGAGTCGGGTCATCAGTACATCTTATTCTTTTGGTCGTCGACAAAAATGAGAATTGAATTGGAGTCAGGCACTTACCTTCAAGCAACCCGACCTTGGCCTCTGCCCTAGCCTTCTCCACATCAGCCCTCGccgcttcctccatcttcttcctaatctccttcctcgctTCCTCCAAATCGCCATGAGCCTTTTCTTTAAGGACATCCAACTCTGCTTGGAGGGTAGCGAGTTGCTGGTTCGACGACGTTTCGGTATCTTCATCCAAAGGCCCGTGACCGTGCTGGGTACCGTGGGCGCCAGGATAaccagaagaagcggaGATAGACCATCGAAGGCCTTCACCCTTTGAGAGCAACTTGGAGAACaaatccctctccctcgtAACGTCTCCCACCCTCTTTTGGGCATCCAACAAATCCTTATGAAGCTTCTTTATCATCTCCGTAGCCTCATCCAGCGTCCTACCCGtcacctcatcctcctcctccccttctgcCCTCGCAATTTCCCGCTCAtcaagcttcttcatcagacTCCTCGTAATCTTCAAGAGCCGTTGATTCTGCTCTTGCAGTGAGCGGATAGAGCGGAATTCGACAAGATGGTCGGTGATGATATCCCCAGTCGGACCCACTTCGGCATCACCGTCCATAGGGACAGAAGCGAGTGATGGGTCATCCTTGATGGCAATCTGGCGGAGGAGTGTTTTGACTTGTCGAGAAAGGTCGTCAACCGAAGattggagggaagaaacTTCAGAGGTATGGTGGGTAGATGCTGCTTGAAGAGATTTTACTTCATTTTGGAGGGCGTCCCGCGTGGAAATGACAGAGGCAAGTTCGGAGGCGAGGGCATTGGCGCGTTCGATGGCGCGAGCGTGTTCGGCCGCTTGCTCATCGAGGATGGGTTTCTGTCAAGTTGTAAATTAATTTAGTCCCTGCTTAATGACCTatcaaaagaaaaaagattTGAACCCACTTTTTCATTGAGCTCCTGGCTAATTTCATCCAGCAAATTTGTCAacctctccacctcccctTCTGCCGCTTGCAATCTACTCTCCTGAATCGTAAAGTCCGTATACAACTGTGTATAactcttcccatcttttcTCATCTCCCCTACCACCGCCGCTGAAGCACTCACATAACCTCCTCTACCCTCCGCCATGTCAAGTCTATCTGCAATATTCTTCAACTCGcccatctttttctccacctccttcctcatcctctcctccttcttcaccttggCTTCCCaattcttttctctctcttcgtGAGCTGACGCCATATTTTCCAGCTCCGCCTCTCTCTCAAGCACAGTCGATCTCGCCTCATCCAACCGGCGTTCGAGAAGACGgttggcttcttccatcGCAAGCACATCAACAGCAACGGCGGCCTTGTTGGCAGCGGCAGTGGAAGTGAGAGTTGCAATAGAAGCGTGGGCCTCGGCTAAACGGGAAGACTGGTCGTTGTATGCACGCTGAAGGGAGCGATGGGACTGTTCAAGTGTGTTGAGTCGGGTGAGGAGAGATTCATTTTCGGCTCGGAATTTACTTTGATCAGATTGCTACATGTCTCATCagctctcttccctttcacATCTGCTTTGGCGTAATCAGAAGAGCAAACTTACAGCTTCAGCGCGGTACTTGCCGAACCGCTCTTCAACCTCCGAAACAGCCTTGCTCAGAGAGATAATCTCAGCACGGGCGCTTTCCAAAGCTTGAatgcttctcttctcgtTAAACTAAGTAGAAATCAGGCATCGTCAGCAGGGATGGTCAGCGGTTTAAGTAGAGACGCAAAAACGAACTTTGGCAGTCTCAGTGATCATCCTCAACTCGGAGACTTCAACATCGAGATGCGCAATCTTTTGGGCAGCATCCGTCTTGGCCGATCTCAAAGCGTACAATTCCTCTACAGAAACGGAATCAGTTCGATTACTTTGTGAGCTTCAGGATGATACTTACGGATATTCTTGTTTGATCGCTGGTGCAGCCTTTCAGCTTCTTCGTAtaattccttcttctccctctctatCGAATCTAAACGGGTCTGCAACACTGAAAGTTCGGAAGTGGTTTTGTGATGGGATGATTGAAGGTTTGAAAGCTGCGTGCGGAGCTGATTCGAGGCAGCCACTAAGCGAAATATTATCAGTGACCTTGACTTGCCTAGCACACGAGTAGAGCATGAACAAAAAACCTACCcgctccatctctctccccaaccaccccttccttctccgtaCTCAGCTTCCCGACTTGCTCCTCCAGCTCTCTGACTCTTTTATGTGCATCCGCTAGAGCCTGTTCTTGCTCAATCTGTTGTCGGATATCATCCGGAAGAGGTACAGCCTGTGTAATGTCTGTTTGAGGTGCTGTGGATGGGAGTGTTTCGCCCTGTTGCGCGGCGGCAAGCTGTGGAGGAGGTTGCTGTGGGAGTTGTGTGGACTGCCCTGGTTGATCAGGGTTATCCTGGTGTGTTTGTCCCTCTGACATTGCTGAGAGACGAGGGTGGTTCTCTGGTGATGAGAATAACCTATGCatcggaagaagacgagcaAGTGAGCGTTTGTTGGGCCGCACCTCAGTTGCTTTTCCTCCTATTTACGTAACATTTTTCCCCATGATGTCACGACTTGTCACATTGCGAGTGCTTCCCGAAAACCCCCTTtgttttccatttcctccccATATATTCCTTGCTTTCGCTGACTACTCACGATGTCCAGTCTACCCAACCAATCCCTCCCGGCAGAACCGCAACCTGGCGTAGAGGAAGTCCTCGACAAATTCCAGAAACtcggagaagaagccgtcgaggaagatgccggtgaagatgatgccGATGCCGCtgaggaggatggcgatgaaCAGCCtgaggatggtgagggaggggaaggtcttggagacaagaagaagaaaaagaagaagaagaagaagggaaaggctAGCAAAGCTGTCGAAAAGCTCAAGTTCGTGTCTTTTGTGTTTCCCAACAGTATCATCTCTGACTTCGCGTCGTGTAGGACTATCGCTACAGGTCAAGCCCCTCAGGAAGTCATCAATGCTGTAAGAGGGCAGATGGATTCCTCTGATAGCAAGGCCGCTACCGACGGTAAGTTTTGTCGTCCCAGTCCATCCCATCTCGACTTGCCCCACCCAATTTTCAAGGCTGACAAAAAAGACGGGCTGTAGAGGAGATTCGACGTGCTTTGAAAGCGGCGGATTTGATGAAGATCCTTGATGGTAAAATAGCTTTGGGCAATAAGTCTGGTACCAAGAACCTCGGCGAGCACAAGGTAGGCACTCTTTCCCCGACCTCAGACCATTACCGTTTCATCTGCTGTTTCAAGCACTTATGCCTCTCAATAGTTTTGGAAGACCCAGCCCGTTCCTCAGATCACCGGTTCCGGCGCTCCAGCTCCTATTGAAGAAGGCCCTATCGACGATCCCAAAACCCCCGCAGACGTCAGACAAGAACCTGGGGTTTTACCCGCTGGATTCGAATGGAGTACTATCGATATCAATGACGAGGAGCAAGTAAGTTTCTGCCTCAATCTTTCGTGTCTTTTATGATACCGTTAGCTGCAGCTCATTCATATCCTTTTACTCAGAGTAAAGAAGTTTACGTCCTGTTATGCGAAAATTATGtagaggatgacgatgcCATGTTCCGATTTAACTACTCTAGAGAATTCTTACTCTGGTACGTGTATACTAAATCAGCAAGTCGGGTTTTACGCTCGCTAATATCCTTGTTCAGGGCACTTACCGCTCCGGGATACTTGCCAGACTGGCACATTGGTGTACGCGTacaaaagacaaagaaACTTGTTGCTTTCATTTCTGGTATCAAGATTGACATTCGCGTTCGTGCCAAGTAAGTCACATCTCTCTACTTTTTACGTTGCAATCAATACCCTAGCAGCCTAAATGCCCTGTATGCTGACCTCTCCATCCACCTCCCCTTTAGGACATTCCCCGCGGCCGAGATCAACTTTCTTTGCGTCCACAAAAAACTCCGATCCAAGCGCCTCGCACCGGTATTAATCAAAGAAGTCACCCGACGAGTCAATTTGACAAATATCTGGCAAGCCATCTACACTGCTGGTGTCATCCTCCCTACTCCTATCGGTACCTGTCGGTAAGTCAAAACATGCTGCTCTCCAGTCCCCTTCCCATGCATTTTCAGGACTGACGTATTCGACCCCCAATTTCATCCCTATCTCCACAGATACTTCCATCGCAACCTCAACCCCCCCAAACTCGTCGACATTGGCTTCTCCCCCCTTCCCCGGGGAAGCACCATCGCTCGTCTCGTACAACAATACTCTGTTCCCTCTCACCCCCGTATCCCCGGTTTCCGCGagatgaaaaaggaagacgTGCCCCAAGTTGGAGCTCTGTTGAGGAGATATTTGGATAGGTTCGATGTGGCGCAAGCGTTCagggatgatgacgaggttGAGCATTGGCTTTTGAGTGGAcaggggaaggaggtggGCGGGAGGAGGGTAGAGCAGGTCGTTTGGGCCTATGTCGTCGAGGTGGGTTTtatctcttttccttttctttgtCCCATATCCAAGCCAACTTTGAcccctttgccttttctttaCAAAGGACCCAACAACCCACCGTATCACCgacctcatctccttctacGCCCTCCCCTCAACCATCATGAAACACCCCAAACACAACTTGCTCAATGCCGCTTACATGTTCTACTACGCTACCGACGTCGTCTTCCcgccctcatcctcttctgccaaCTCTGATGTCGATGTCGATGCCAATGCCGGAGAAAGCTCGGTAGCGGCTGTGGGTACgggaggggaagatgcGAAAACGAAGAAAAAGTTGGAGACGAGGTTGAATGCGCTGACTGCGGATATACTGATCATCGCCAAACAGGTGAGGCTCTTTACACCTCCCTTTTCCAAACGATGGAGAAAACTCAtacctcctcttttcctttttacCTAGGCCGGTTTCGATGTCTTCAACGCACTGACGTTACTCGACAACAACATGTTCTTGCAAGAACAAAAGGTGAGCAACCCTCCCACTTTCATACTCCCATGCTaaccctttttttttttctcgtcATAGTTCGGACCAGGCGATGGATACCTCAACTGTAAGTCCGTCCCTCGTCCCCTGTGCATTAAATTCCCCTATCCTATTCGCATTCGAAAATTCAATGACCATCACGCTGACCAAACGGTGATTATCTATAGATTACCTGTACAACTGGAACTGCGCCCCTATCGATGGCGGACATCATTCCACAACCGCCAAACAAGGATCCAAGATCGGCGTTGTCATGCTCTAACCTCAGCCATCTCCAATCGCTCAATTCTCTTCGACCGCGCCAAGCGGGTAGGATAATCTCCTTGACATTTTTTGATACAATACTACGCTACTGCTATGACATGCATACCTtgcagaaaaaaaagaaaaaaaaagttaaGACTTGCGGTCATTGCAACCTCCCATTCCAATCGCAGGGGTCTCATCATGTAACACTCCAACACTccaggaaaagaagggagactGAATATTTTTGATCACAGTCCGGTTGCTTGGATGATATACACCAACCCAAGGATGAGCACAGCTTCTGCCACCAAGAGCCGCCACtgtttcttcatccaaccGACCGTCTTGAACTGGATAATCACGCCAATATCAAACATCAAAGGCAAGGTAAAGGGGTCAATTCAATCGCATCAGCTCCCTGACGATCGTAACTCGGCGCGGCGAGTCGAGGAATAGTAGATGGTATTCTGACTTACCCCGGGTACGTCTGGTCCGAAGGGAAGACCTTCGAATGCTACTTCAAaccatccatcttctttatcgtgtctctttttctcctttgaGGAATGGGCGAATGAGCGGTGCGTGTGCTCATGTCTGTTTTTATGCCTCtgcttcctttttttcttggAGCTTTCTTTGGTGGTAAGcgctctttcttcttgttctccATTCTCGCTTTCCACCGCT
This Cryptococcus neoformans var. neoformans B-3501A chromosome 14, whole genome shotgun sequence DNA region includes the following protein-coding sequences:
- a CDS encoding hypothetical protein (Similar to gi|462721|sp|P34809|NMT_CRYNE Glycylpeptide N-tetradecanoyltransferase (Peptide N-myristoyltransferase) (Myristoyl-CoA:protein N-myristoyltransferase) (NMT), FASTA scores: opt: 3208, E(): 1.9e-181, (96.957% identity (99.189% similar) in 493 aa overlap (103-595:1-491)); HMMPfam hit to NMT, Myristoyl-CoA:protein N-myristoyltransferase, N-terminal domain, score: 475.8, E(): 4.4e-140; HMMPfam hit to NMT_C, Myristoyl-CoA:protein N-myristoyltransferase, C-terminal domain, score: 643.6, E(): 1.3e-190), which codes for MSSLPNQSLPAEPQPGVEEVLDKFQKLGEEAVEEDAGEDDADAAEEDGDEQPEDGEGGEGLGDKKKKKKKKKKGKASKAVEKLKTIATGQAPQEVINAVRGQMDSSDSKAATDEEIRRALKAADLMKILDGKIALGNKSGTKNLGEHKFWKTQPVPQITGSGAPAPIEEGPIDDPKTPADVRQEPGVLPAGFEWSTIDINDEEQSKEVYVLLCENYVEDDDAMFRFNYSREFLLWALTAPGYLPDWHIGVRVQKTKKLVAFISGIKIDIRVRAKTFPAAEINFLCVHKKLRSKRLAPVLIKEVTRRVNLTNIWQAIYTAGVILPTPIGTCRYFHRNLNPPKLVDIGFSPLPRGSTIARLVQQYSVPSHPRIPGFREMKKEDVPQVGALLRRYLDRFDVAQAFRDDDEVEHWLLSGQGKEVGGRRVEQVVWAYVVEDPTTHRITDLISFYALPSTIMKHPKHNLLNAAYMFYYATDVVFPPSSSSANSDVDVDANAGESSVAAVGTGGEDAKTKKKLETRLNALTADILIIAKQAGFDVFNALTLLDNNMFLQEQKFGPGDGYLNYYLYNWNCAPIDGGHHSTTAKQGSKIGVVML